The following DNA comes from Bacteroidota bacterium.
TGAAGGCCATAAACTTAGCAGTAGGATTTCCGGCCTCATCCAGGGGGGCATCATAATCGTAACTGCTGATTTGAGGTTCATAAGGATCTTTCTGGTTACAGTTTGCACCATTCATGAACCCGCGGGTAGTACCGCCATGAAACATATACATATTGATGGAAATGCCATTTGCCAGAACCTTGTCAAGTTTTTCCGCATACTGGTCAGCAGGTATGGTATGATGTTTTGTGCCCCACCAGTCAAACCATGCAGGATACCACTCAGAAATAAAAAACGGCCCTTTCCCGTCATGATTTTCCCGAATAAGTTTTTTCACTTCATCAGGTTTGTCAAGGCCGTTCACTGCCGGTAATAATCCTGGTAAATGACCATTTGAGATGGTACTGGCAGGATCACAGGTATACAGAAGTCCGTCGAAACCGGCATCCTGAAAAATCTTGCGGTTTATTTCCAGATATTCCTTGTCATTGGAATAAAAACCATATTCGTTCTCAACCTGAACCATCAAAATATTTCCGCCGTGATTTATCTGATAAGGAGCAAGTTGTTTTCCCACCTGGTGGATATAATTTTTATATGCCTGAAGGTATTGAGGCTCTTTGCTTCGGACCACCAGGCCTGGGATTTTTTCCAACCAGTAAGGATAACCACCGAATTCCCATTCAGCGCAAACATAAGGACTGGGGCGAAGAATAACCCAAAGCCCTTCTTCTTTTGCAATACGTACAAATTCAGCCACGTCGTTGTTCCCGGTGAAATCGTAATGACCTTTCTGCGGCTCATGAACGTTCCAGAAAACATAAGTGCCAATGGTATTGATACCCATAGCCTTGGCCATTTTCATCCTGCTTCTCCAGGCTTCCCTAGGAACACGCGGATAATGCATTTCTCCGGAAATGATCTGGAAGGGTTTATTATCAAGCAGAAAAGTAGAATCTCCCAGGCTAAAAGTATGTTGTGGGCTTTGTGCAAAAGCCAAACTACTGATCATTAGCAGTGAAAAAAGATATAGAATGCGTTTTTTCATAAAAAGTAAATAATTAAAATGTTAACATTTATAGAGCGTAAAAATATACTCAATTCATAAAAAATAAGTAACTGAGCTTATTAAAAAGTTTAGTCAATTATTATTTTTCAACAAAAGTAACTATGCTCCGTGCCGGAATTTCATATTTTCCTTTTGATTCTCCCTTAAAAGCCAAATCATCGGATTGGGAAGTTTGATATATTTTATACTTTGAGGATGAGCCGGCAGCACTAATATGAACCTGCTGATTATTTTCTGAATAATTGATGGCAACCAGCACGGTTTTCCGGGTAGTTGTATCAAGAAAAGCAGAGACCATTAGCCCTTTTGCCCTATCAATCTCAGAACTTTGATCATTCCGGCTTATTTCAATCCGTTTCATGCCCGGACGGACAAATCTGCTGAAATTTCCCAATGCCCATAATAGTTTTGAGGAATGATAGTTCCCATCATTTTTGCAATCTGCTCTCCTTACAGGAAAATTATTAGCCTCATTTTTATTGGAATCGATATAGACAAGACCGTCCTTATAATCGCCCTCCGATAAGGCTGTCCACCATTGCCAGGAAGAAGCGTTAGCCAGAGTCAGGTCAAAGTGAATGATCCGGGCAACATAAAGAGCAGTATTCATAGACAAATCACGGCCAGGGCCACCGCCAATGTCATCATTTTTTTCCATGACACAATATTCTGTCTGCCAATAATCAAAATCAGGTACCAAGGATTTCATTTTTGCGTGCAAAGCCTTTCTTTGTGTAATAAGCGTATTTAAATCCCATACAGACCAATATGAATGAGATGTAACACAAGGATTCAAATAAGGAAGGCGGCTTATTGAAAATATTCCGGTATCAGTAAATAATTCAGCAATCTGATTATCCCTGCAAGGGTTTCCGGTATTTGATTTGAATAAAAACTTAATATCTCCGGCTTCACCAAAAGCAATTTTACAATTTGAATGAAGGTTGGACAGTTCACGATTCAAATTATAAATCAGGATGGAACATTCTTCATTGGTAGCAGGAGTCCCTTCCTGCGAATTGCCGTTCCAATCCCACTGGGGTTCATTAATCGG
Coding sequences within:
- a CDS encoding beta-galactosidase → MKKRILYLFSLLMISSLAFAQSPQHTFSLGDSTFLLDNKPFQIISGEMHYPRVPREAWRSRMKMAKAMGINTIGTYVFWNVHEPQKGHYDFTGNNDVAEFVRIAKEEGLWVILRPSPYVCAEWEFGGYPYWLEKIPGLVVRSKEPQYLQAYKNYIHQVGKQLAPYQINHGGNILMVQVENEYGFYSNDKEYLEINRKIFQDAGFDGLLYTCDPASTISNGHLPGLLPAVNGLDKPDEVKKLIRENHDGKGPFFISEWYPAWFDWWGTKHHTIPADQYAEKLDKVLANGISINMYMFHGGTTRGFMNGANCNQKDPYEPQISSYDYDAPLDEAGNPTAKFMAFRQAIQKNLPEGTVLPDIPKSREAISTQPVKFTSAQSLFKLLPLPVKNIKPLTFEDLNQDYGFVLYHTVVNGGVQGLLKINQLRDYGLIYVNGERVGTLDRRFKQDSLIMTLPKGKVALDILVENLGRINFGPYLLDNKKGITQSVTFNGKELKGWQMYSLPFNNKTSFTPKVLQKTAKNQPVVRKGVLKLTKVSDTYFDMQNWGKGCVWVNGHNLGRYWSVGPQQTLYVPAEWLKKGDNEVIVLELLKPGQTVLKGISKPILDKLATE
- a CDS encoding glycoside hydrolase encodes the protein SKQEGQRWFLEAARKRGVEKILGFTNAAPYFFAKNNMARSSGGIHLNLQPDKYQDYAHFLAEVGTHFKFDYLSPINEPQWDWNGNSQEGTPATNEECSILIYNLNRELSNLHSNCKIAFGEAGDIKFLFKSNTGNPCRDNQIAELFTDTGIFSISRLPYLNPCVTSHSYWSVWDLNTLITQRKALHAKMKSLVPDFDYWQTEYCVMEKNDDIGGGPGRDLSMNTALYVARIIHFDLTLANASSWQWWTALSEGDYKDGLVYIDSNKNEANNFPVRRADCKNDGNYHSSKLLWALGNFSRFVRPGMKRIEISRNDQSSEIDRAKGLMVSAFLDTTTRKTVLVAINYSENNQQVHISAAGSSSKYKIYQTSQSDDLAFKGESKGKYEIPARSIVTFVEK